The Candidatus Omnitrophota bacterium genome segment GGTCGCCAGTTCGATGAGCATATACGGTGAAGGAACTTACAGATGCCCGTCCTGCGGAGATTTCGAGCCGGTGGAAAGAAGTGAAAAAGACTTGAAGAATAGGATATGGGAGTATGCGTGTCCTAAATGCGGCAAGCCTCTGGCGCCGGTGGCTACGACGGAAGAGAAGACCCTGCGCTCGAACTCGATATACGCGATATCGAAGAAAGACCAGGAGGAGATAGTCTTAAATCTCGGCAAGGCTTACAAGCTACCGGTTGTCGCTTTGAGATTCTTCAATGTCTACGGAGCGCGGCAGTCATTGTCCAATCCGTACACTGGTGTATGCGCGATATTCCAGTCGAGAATAAAAAACGACAATCCTGTTTTGATATATGAGGATGGCCTGCAGACACGCGATTTCATAAGTGTTAAGGATATAGCCGCCGCGAATATCTTTGTAATGAATTCACCGAAGGCCGATTATCAGAATTTCAACGTCGGTAGCGGGAAGCCCATAAAGATTCGCGATATAGCGGACACCTTAAGCCGGCTTTACGGCAAAGAGCCGAAGATTATCATAAAGAATGAATACAGGATAGGCGACATCCGCCACTGCTTCGCGGATATATCGAAGATAAAGAAGATAGGCTTTGCCCCGACAGTCAATTTCGACGACGGGATGGCCGAGATGGTCGAGTGGGGCAAAAAAGCGGAGTCGGTCGACAGGGTTGGCGAAGCGGACGAGTTACTGGCGAAAATGAAATTGAAAATATAAGAAGGTGCCGGGTGAGCGTTAAGCGTTGCGACATAATATTACCGACGTGCGGGCAGTCCGGGGCTGTAAAAAATTGTATTCGGAGCCTGGTCAGAACTACCGGGTATCCCTATCGCCTTATAGTTATCGATAACGGTAGCCCCGAAGAGATCAAAGGTTATCTTAAGGACATTTCAAGGGCCGGAAAGATCGACATGATCTTAATAGAGCCGGGAGAGAACCTCGGCTGGGTCAGGTCTATAAACCGGGGCCTTGAATTATCAAAGGACTCCGCATATGTCGCTTTCCAAAATGACGATACCGTATTTACAGACGGCTGGCTCGACGGGATTGTGAAAATATTCGAGAAAGACCCGAAGGTCGGAGCTGTCAATCCGGAATGGGAAAAGCCCGCGAATGCCGATATAGACGGGTACGCGATGGAGTTGAAAAAATACGCCGGACAGGCGATAGATACGGATTGGTGTAGAGGGCATTGTTTTTTAGTTAAACGGGAGGTCCTTAACAGATTGGGCGGGTTAGAGCCTATATACATACCCGGCTATTTCGACGACAGGGATTATTCCCTGAAGATCATAAATGCTGGTTACAGATGCGTCAGGGCAAAGGGTATATTTGTTTATCACCTCAGGAATATGACGGCGAGCCGCACAATGAAAGCGTCCGAGATCGCGCTCCTGATGGAGCGGAACGCGAAGGTATTTTATAAGAGATGGGGCCGGCCGTTACGGCTTATCTTTGCGCTACGGGATTATTCCGGTTCAAACGAGCTGATAAGGCATATGTGCGCGGACCAGAATAAGGTGATATTTATAATCAGGGATAAAAAACCGGTTTCGTATGAGCATAGTAATATTAAAATACTAAAATTCCCGAGGCTGTTTTTAAACATATCGGCTCTTCTGTATATCGTATCCAATAGAAGCAAAAAAGAACAGAAGAAGACAGATTTTATATTTACCGATGACAGGAGGCTTTATAATTTTCTGAATATTTTTGCCCGGCTGATACCGGCGAAATTAGTATTCGCTAAGGACATCGATTCGCTGAAGGAAGAAGTGTTCCGACTGGTAAAAGAGAAAAAGGACAAGGATAGAGATAGTATAATCCTTTAGGAGTTAATAGTGCCGAAGCAAAGATTGTCCGTAGTTGTATTGACCAAGAACGAAGCGCGCAACATCGAGCGCTGTCTTGAAAGCGTCAGGTGGGCCGACGAGATAATCGTGATCGACGACAATTCCTCCGACGCCACCACCCGGATAGCCAAGCGGTATACCGATAA includes the following:
- a CDS encoding SDR family NAD(P)-dependent oxidoreductase; its protein translation is MVEKVLVTGGAGFIGSHLVDELVRRGYKVRVLDIFDEQVHLGRKPDYLNKKAEYITGDVRNPKDLKKALDGIDAVYHLAAQVGVGQSMYQIEKYVSHNTLGTAILMEYIITNRAKLAVRKVVVASSMSIYGEGTYRCPSCGDFEPVERSEKDLKNRIWEYACPKCGKPLAPVATTEEKTLRSNSIYAISKKDQEEIVLNLGKAYKLPVVALRFFNVYGARQSLSNPYTGVCAIFQSRIKNDNPVLIYEDGLQTRDFISVKDIAAANIFVMNSPKADYQNFNVGSGKPIKIRDIADTLSRLYGKEPKIIIKNEYRIGDIRHCFADISKIKKIGFAPTVNFDDGMAEMVEWGKKAESVDRVGEADELLAKMKLKI
- a CDS encoding glycosyltransferase — encoded protein: MSVKRCDIILPTCGQSGAVKNCIRSLVRTTGYPYRLIVIDNGSPEEIKGYLKDISRAGKIDMILIEPGENLGWVRSINRGLELSKDSAYVAFQNDDTVFTDGWLDGIVKIFEKDPKVGAVNPEWEKPANADIDGYAMELKKYAGQAIDTDWCRGHCFLVKREVLNRLGGLEPIYIPGYFDDRDYSLKIINAGYRCVRAKGIFVYHLRNMTASRTMKASEIALLMERNAKVFYKRWGRPLRLIFALRDYSGSNELIRHMCADQNKVIFIIRDKKPVSYEHSNIKILKFPRLFLNISALLYIVSNRSKKEQKKTDFIFTDDRRLYNFLNIFARLIPAKLVFAKDIDSLKEEVFRLVKEKKDKDRDSIIL